In a single window of the Elaeis guineensis isolate ETL-2024a chromosome 4, EG11, whole genome shotgun sequence genome:
- the LOC105042550 gene encoding uncharacterized protein isoform X2 — protein MSRSAFNAFKAQVPIEWSPRLYITLVRGLPGTRRTLDATRLRRCNRTVLHRTTPSLLGMLNQDFSSLFFPFFFSLPHLLSLSNTPKPGLFFWLCLSSEDEIDFKKISEEVGGGGDGGDVRCPETATGGAPSSPPSHCCQPYPSSSSSSHCGRPCSVAALSRPSSDDGHLVMNLDWQQCLPQSPYAFKSNTFICLGGWGSCFLSSKVTLLVLMPLPNLEERLIPVFYIVCISSLKDCRPSKLSPIPLSSKPLLGGSEG, from the exons ATGAGCAGGAGCGCGTTCAATGCGTTCAAGGCGCAGGTTCCCATCGAGTGGAGCCCGCGGCTATACATCACTCTCGTGCGTGGTCTCCCCGGCACCCGCCGCACCCTCGATGCCACGCGCCTCCGCCGCTGCAACCGCACCGTCCTCCATCGCACCACCCCCTCCCTCCTCGGCATGCTCAACCAggacttctcttctctttttttccctttttttttttcccttcctcatcttctctctctttcaAATACACCCAAACCCGGCCTTTTTTTTTGGTTATGTTTGAGTTCGGAGGATGAAATCGATTTCAAGAAAATTA GTGAAGAGGTTGGTGGTGGTGGAGACGGAGGCGATGTACGATGCCCGGAAACAGCAACAGGAGGAGCACCGAGCTCTCCGCCCTCCCATTGTTGTCAACCatacccctcctcctcctcctcctcacacTGCGGCCGACCCTGCTCCGTAGCTGCTCTTTCGAGACCTTCCAGTGATGATG GTCATCTGGTTATGAATTTGGATTGGCAGCAATGTTTGCCACAGTCTCCATATGCATttaaatctaacacattcatttgTCTCGGCGGATGGGGTTCTTGTTTTCTTTCATCCAAAGTCACTCTACTAGTACTCATGCCCTTGCCAAATTTGGAA GAGAGGCTAATCCCCGTCTTCTATATCGTATGCATTTCATCTCTCAAGGACTGCCGCCCATCAAAATTGAGCCCCATCCCCTTATCATCCAAACCACTGCTCGGTGGTTCCGAAGGTTAA
- the LOC105042550 gene encoding uncharacterized protein isoform X3 has translation MSRSAFNAFKAQVPIEWSPRLYITLVRGLPGTRRTLDATRLRRCNRTVLHRTTPSLLGEEVGGGGDGGDVRCPETATGGAPSSPPSHCCQPYPSSSSSSHCGRPCSVAALSRPSSDDGHLVMNLDWQQCLPQSPYAFKSNTFICLGGWGSCFLSSKVTLLVLMPLPNLEVDERLIPVFYIVCISSLKDCRPSKLSPIPLSSKPLLGGSEG, from the exons ATGAGCAGGAGCGCGTTCAATGCGTTCAAGGCGCAGGTTCCCATCGAGTGGAGCCCGCGGCTATACATCACTCTCGTGCGTGGTCTCCCCGGCACCCGCCGCACCCTCGATGCCACGCGCCTCCGCCGCTGCAACCGCACCGTCCTCCATCGCACCACCCCCTCCCTCCTCG GTGAAGAGGTTGGTGGTGGTGGAGACGGAGGCGATGTACGATGCCCGGAAACAGCAACAGGAGGAGCACCGAGCTCTCCGCCCTCCCATTGTTGTCAACCatacccctcctcctcctcctcctcacacTGCGGCCGACCCTGCTCCGTAGCTGCTCTTTCGAGACCTTCCAGTGATGATG GTCATCTGGTTATGAATTTGGATTGGCAGCAATGTTTGCCACAGTCTCCATATGCATttaaatctaacacattcatttgTCTCGGCGGATGGGGTTCTTGTTTTCTTTCATCCAAAGTCACTCTACTAGTACTCATGCCCTTGCCAAATTTGGAAGTAGAT GAGAGGCTAATCCCCGTCTTCTATATCGTATGCATTTCATCTCTCAAGGACTGCCGCCCATCAAAATTGAGCCCCATCCCCTTATCATCCAAACCACTGCTCGGTGGTTCCGAAGGTTAA
- the LOC105042550 gene encoding uncharacterized protein isoform X1, whose protein sequence is MSRSAFNAFKAQVPIEWSPRLYITLVRGLPGTRRTLDATRLRRCNRTVLHRTTPSLLGMLNQDFSSLFFPFFFSLPHLLSLSNTPKPGLFFWLCLSSEDEIDFKKISEEVGGGGDGGDVRCPETATGGAPSSPPSHCCQPYPSSSSSSHCGRPCSVAALSRPSSDDGHLVMNLDWQQCLPQSPYAFKSNTFICLGGWGSCFLSSKVTLLVLMPLPNLEVDERLIPVFYIVCISSLKDCRPSKLSPIPLSSKPLLGGSEG, encoded by the exons ATGAGCAGGAGCGCGTTCAATGCGTTCAAGGCGCAGGTTCCCATCGAGTGGAGCCCGCGGCTATACATCACTCTCGTGCGTGGTCTCCCCGGCACCCGCCGCACCCTCGATGCCACGCGCCTCCGCCGCTGCAACCGCACCGTCCTCCATCGCACCACCCCCTCCCTCCTCGGCATGCTCAACCAggacttctcttctctttttttccctttttttttttcccttcctcatcttctctctctttcaAATACACCCAAACCCGGCCTTTTTTTTTGGTTATGTTTGAGTTCGGAGGATGAAATCGATTTCAAGAAAATTA GTGAAGAGGTTGGTGGTGGTGGAGACGGAGGCGATGTACGATGCCCGGAAACAGCAACAGGAGGAGCACCGAGCTCTCCGCCCTCCCATTGTTGTCAACCatacccctcctcctcctcctcctcacacTGCGGCCGACCCTGCTCCGTAGCTGCTCTTTCGAGACCTTCCAGTGATGATG GTCATCTGGTTATGAATTTGGATTGGCAGCAATGTTTGCCACAGTCTCCATATGCATttaaatctaacacattcatttgTCTCGGCGGATGGGGTTCTTGTTTTCTTTCATCCAAAGTCACTCTACTAGTACTCATGCCCTTGCCAAATTTGGAAGTAGAT GAGAGGCTAATCCCCGTCTTCTATATCGTATGCATTTCATCTCTCAAGGACTGCCGCCCATCAAAATTGAGCCCCATCCCCTTATCATCCAAACCACTGCTCGGTGGTTCCGAAGGTTAA